From a region of the Calliphora vicina chromosome 4, idCalVici1.1, whole genome shotgun sequence genome:
- the LOC135957857 gene encoding uncharacterized protein LOC135957857, whose product MSELQNTLTQDHIKLVESINRRVDSIYQQLCEYDDSIDPRTLEEYGDAQTKIMDLLETLETIQDAAQRIRPFNLQLRSQQQALDEQMKCLELSVDLMKLETGAVDKSESSGSVMQE is encoded by the exons ATGAGTGAATTACAAAATACTTTAACACAAGATCATATTAAATTG GTGGAAAGTATCAATCGCCGTGTTGACAGTATTTACCAGCAATTGTGTGAATATGATGATTCCATTGATCCGCGCACTTTGGAGGAGTATGGTGATGCTCAGACAAAAATTATGGATCTACTGGAAACATTAGAGACCATACAGGATGCTGCCCAGCGTATACGGCCCTTTAATTTGCAATTACGTTCGCAGCAGCAGGCTTTGGATGAACAAATGAAATGCTTGGAGTTATCGGTGGATTTAATGAAACTGGAAACGGGTGCGGTGGACAAATCTGAAAGTAGTGGGAGTGTAATGCAGGAATAG